The following are encoded in a window of uncultured Sphaerochaeta sp. genomic DNA:
- the queA gene encoding tRNA preQ1(34) S-adenosylmethionine ribosyltransferase-isomerase QueA, with protein MTIKEFSFDLPPHLIAQTPADKRGEDRLLVLNRSDGSVVDEQMHHFASYLEEGSVVVVNNSKVRKARVYATSDTGSTVEFLFLEENLDNTWQCMVTKAKRQKVGKHYTFSNKEGNYSRKAWITEIGDDGTRTVAFDSPLDEDFFRELGHVPLPPYIKRDDSFADEKRYQTIYAETEGSVAAPTAGLHFTEDILSSIREKGCLVVPITLHVGPGTFLPVRTEHLDDHKMHYERYEISEEAANIITQAHREGRKIVATGTTSVRTLESAFNDAEQRLERGEGRTNLFIRPPYQWKVVDQLLTNFHTPESTLLVLVSTFAGKHLIDRAYQHAVEKEYRFFSYGDAMFIR; from the coding sequence ACGAGGGGAGGACAGGCTTCTGGTACTGAACCGCAGTGATGGCAGTGTTGTCGATGAACAGATGCATCATTTTGCCTCCTACCTTGAGGAAGGAAGCGTTGTTGTGGTGAATAACAGCAAAGTCAGGAAAGCACGGGTATACGCCACCAGTGATACCGGTAGTACTGTTGAATTTCTATTTTTGGAGGAGAACCTTGACAATACCTGGCAGTGTATGGTTACCAAGGCAAAGCGCCAGAAAGTAGGAAAACACTATACATTCAGTAACAAAGAGGGAAACTACAGCCGAAAGGCCTGGATTACCGAAATCGGTGATGACGGAACCAGGACTGTTGCCTTTGATTCCCCGCTGGATGAGGATTTTTTCCGTGAGCTTGGACATGTCCCCCTTCCTCCATATATTAAAAGGGATGATTCCTTTGCCGATGAGAAACGCTATCAGACCATCTACGCAGAAACGGAAGGATCGGTTGCAGCGCCTACTGCAGGGCTTCACTTTACTGAGGATATACTCTCTTCAATACGGGAAAAGGGTTGTTTGGTAGTCCCCATAACGCTGCATGTTGGACCGGGTACATTCCTTCCAGTCAGAACAGAGCATCTTGATGACCATAAAATGCACTATGAACGATATGAGATCAGCGAGGAAGCTGCAAACATCATAACCCAGGCTCATAGGGAAGGAAGAAAGATTGTAGCTACAGGGACGACCAGTGTGAGAACACTTGAGAGTGCCTTCAATGATGCTGAGCAACGCCTTGAGCGTGGAGAAGGGCGGACAAATCTCTTTATCCGCCCCCCCTACCAATGGAAAGTGGTTGACCAGCTCCTGACCAACTTCCACACTCCTGAATCAACATTGCTGGTCCTTGTCTCTACCTTTGCAGGTAAACACCTCATCGATAGGGCCTACCAGCATGCGGTGGAAAAGGAGTATCGCTTTTTCAGCTACGGTGATGCAATGTTCATCCGCTAG
- the tmk gene encoding dTMP kinase, with amino-acid sequence MASVLQNFVVFEGLDGAGTTTQMQLLAEYCDQNDRPCRATFEPTDKPIGRLVRSVLRKQIVTTPLSLAMLYAADREDHLNNPVNGLIRDLDEGKLVICDRYLYSSLAYQSVDSDFETIQRLNAFPSPQYLFFIDTPVDECLRRIKGRGDQEELFERHEFLEKVKENYERIFETLGEEVTLVRLDGLLPKEEIARNIQEILF; translated from the coding sequence ATGGCTTCAGTATTGCAGAATTTTGTGGTTTTTGAGGGATTGGATGGAGCTGGTACCACTACCCAGATGCAGTTGCTCGCAGAGTATTGTGACCAAAATGACCGTCCTTGCCGTGCAACCTTCGAACCTACCGATAAACCCATTGGGCGGCTTGTCCGTTCCGTGTTGAGAAAGCAAATTGTTACAACGCCTTTATCTCTGGCAATGCTCTATGCGGCTGACCGGGAAGACCATCTCAATAATCCGGTCAATGGCCTCATACGGGACCTGGATGAGGGAAAGCTGGTCATCTGTGACCGCTATTTGTACTCGTCCTTGGCATACCAGAGTGTTGACAGTGATTTTGAGACGATACAGAGGCTCAATGCCTTCCCTTCCCCCCAGTATTTATTCTTCATCGATACTCCGGTTGATGAATGCCTAAGAAGAATCAAGGGAAGGGGGGATCAGGAAGAGTTGTTTGAACGTCATGAGTTTCTCGAAAAGGTAAAAGAGAACTATGAGCGCATCTTTGAGACGCTCGGAGAAGAAGTAACGTTGGTAAGACTTGATGGGCTCCTCCCTAAGGAGGAGATTGCAAGAAACATCCAGGAGATTCTCTTCTAG
- the bamA gene encoding outer membrane protein assembly factor BamA, whose translation MNIRKSRRLFCAILIILFSLSLLSAAEEAPWYIGKRIANFSNTGLQNVDESTILDIQYAYLNEPFTDELFNELQGELYALDYFLYFLAEAQRTGEGNNELEIVMEFYELPYINQVMIEGNTGIKTKNIKEVLLSGEGTFLQEQNIERSKEEIRKLYEEKGYADTEISSSYEIDETTNTVSLVFTIEENKQKRIGEIMFEGNTTLASDQLEKQLSSKTISYFNSGYYNPSTIETDKQNLITFYQSNGFVDASISDVRTEDISREDDEYTRLRVIYQIEEGDQWKFGGIQVEGNTVFSDEQFQALINMKEGAVLDISRVQKEIEAVTDLYWNNGYIFNLISSDMVRDEENKVITFILTVQENQQAIVEDIRIEGLTKTKPYVFERELTFSRGDVFSKEALIRSAQNIYNTLIVTDVQFDIINGSEEGTVVPVYTVVEGNQMDIQFGATFGGNVDGFPVSGFLQWSDKNLGGTGRDLAITTNLSPDTQNFSISFTDGWFKDYRWSNGLSFNFERSKKESVLQRGIGSDYYTGHDVAILEDNAYPLGYDSYLSYLAADKALPSNSDLMSYLYYRISLGYNTGYTFMFRPGSLTVGGGLSIGLNYADYNHSVYDPYERLIKLYGDSWKFSNRLSLSFAWDGRDRIENTSKGYYLSQSFTYAGGILGGLSNYIKTSSSASGYMTLFSFELAEKNANVVLGATTTVSAMLPQYYDYNGRFDTGETQKWDWYDAKQGATRYEMLYIDGMNTGRGFSVIFDQAYLWDNQVSISWPLAHNVLSAEIYGSATGVSTDLQNIAPSSLAWYYSMGAGIKLKVPGFPLGLYLVKNASFIDNTFAWDGGTIFRGSSEDSGLKLVLAITTTLY comes from the coding sequence ATGAACATACGGAAATCGCGCCGACTCTTTTGCGCAATCCTTATCATTCTTTTTTCCCTTTCCCTGCTGAGTGCTGCTGAAGAGGCCCCATGGTACATCGGCAAGAGAATAGCAAACTTCTCCAATACAGGCTTGCAGAATGTCGATGAAAGCACGATCTTGGATATTCAATATGCATACTTGAATGAACCCTTTACTGATGAGTTGTTCAATGAATTGCAAGGAGAGCTTTATGCCCTCGATTATTTCTTGTATTTCCTTGCTGAAGCACAGCGTACGGGCGAGGGCAACAACGAACTGGAAATCGTAATGGAGTTTTATGAATTGCCCTATATCAATCAGGTTATGATTGAGGGCAATACAGGAATAAAGACGAAGAATATCAAGGAGGTCCTCCTCAGCGGGGAAGGAACCTTCCTACAGGAACAGAATATTGAACGTTCCAAGGAAGAGATCAGGAAGCTCTATGAAGAGAAAGGCTATGCCGATACGGAAATTTCTTCTTCTTATGAGATTGATGAAACCACAAATACTGTGAGTCTGGTGTTCACCATTGAAGAGAACAAGCAGAAGCGAATTGGTGAGATTATGTTTGAGGGCAATACAACACTTGCTAGTGACCAGCTTGAGAAACAGCTTTCCTCAAAAACCATCAGTTACTTCAATAGCGGCTACTACAATCCATCGACCATTGAGACAGATAAACAGAACCTAATCACTTTTTACCAGAGCAATGGGTTTGTCGATGCCTCTATCTCAGATGTGAGAACAGAAGATATCAGCAGAGAGGACGATGAATATACACGACTAAGGGTCATCTACCAGATTGAAGAAGGGGATCAGTGGAAATTTGGTGGTATTCAGGTAGAAGGGAATACTGTATTCAGTGATGAACAGTTCCAGGCCCTTATCAATATGAAAGAAGGTGCTGTCCTTGATATCAGCCGAGTCCAGAAAGAGATTGAGGCAGTGACTGACCTGTACTGGAACAATGGGTACATTTTCAATCTTATTTCCAGTGATATGGTACGTGATGAAGAAAACAAGGTTATCACCTTTATCCTCACTGTGCAGGAAAACCAACAGGCCATTGTGGAAGATATCCGTATTGAGGGGCTTACCAAGACAAAACCGTATGTGTTTGAACGAGAATTGACGTTCAGTCGTGGTGATGTGTTCAGCAAGGAAGCCTTGATCAGAAGCGCACAAAACATCTACAACACACTTATTGTCACTGATGTCCAGTTTGACATTATCAATGGTAGTGAAGAAGGGACTGTCGTTCCTGTCTACACCGTCGTTGAAGGGAACCAGATGGATATCCAGTTCGGTGCCACCTTTGGTGGAAATGTTGACGGTTTTCCTGTCTCAGGATTCCTCCAATGGTCGGACAAGAACCTTGGCGGAACAGGCAGGGACTTGGCGATAACCACCAACCTGAGTCCTGATACCCAGAATTTCTCCATCTCATTTACTGATGGTTGGTTCAAGGATTACCGTTGGTCGAATGGCTTGAGTTTCAACTTCGAGAGAAGCAAGAAGGAGAGTGTCCTGCAACGTGGAATTGGAAGTGATTACTATACTGGTCATGATGTTGCCATACTGGAGGATAATGCATATCCCCTTGGATATGACAGTTATCTCAGCTATCTGGCAGCAGACAAGGCTCTACCCTCCAACTCCGATCTGATGAGTTATCTCTACTATCGAATATCCCTTGGGTATAACACCGGGTATACCTTCATGTTCCGTCCTGGTTCCCTCACCGTAGGAGGAGGGCTTTCCATCGGGCTTAACTATGCTGACTATAATCATTCTGTCTATGACCCTTATGAACGCTTGATCAAGTTATATGGCGATAGTTGGAAATTCAGTAACCGACTCAGCCTTTCCTTTGCATGGGATGGACGTGACCGCATCGAGAATACCAGCAAGGGATACTACCTCAGCCAGAGTTTCACCTATGCCGGTGGTATCCTTGGTGGACTATCCAACTACATCAAGACCTCTTCATCTGCTAGTGGATACATGACGCTCTTCTCGTTTGAGCTTGCAGAGAAGAATGCCAATGTAGTGTTGGGAGCCACAACCACCGTCAGTGCAATGCTGCCGCAGTACTATGACTATAATGGTAGATTTGATACGGGAGAGACTCAGAAATGGGATTGGTACGATGCAAAACAGGGTGCCACTCGCTATGAGATGCTCTATATCGATGGCATGAATACCGGCCGTGGGTTCTCCGTGATCTTTGACCAGGCATACCTTTGGGACAACCAGGTTTCTATTAGTTGGCCTCTAGCCCACAATGTGCTCTCAGCAGAGATTTATGGTAGTGCCACAGGTGTGAGTACCGATTTGCAGAACATTGCTCCATCTTCACTTGCTTGGTACTACTCCATGGGAGCAGGAATCAAGTTAAAAGTACCTGGATTCCCGTTGGGATTGTACCTGGTGAAAAACGCAAGCTTTATTGATAATACCTTTGCATGGGATGGAGGAACCATCTTCAGGGGCAGCAGTGAAGACAGTGGCTTGAAACTGGTACTTGCGATCACTACGACACTGTATTGA
- the mutS gene encoding DNA mismatch repair protein MutS has translation MSSKDTLTPMMVQYHQIKEQHQGEVLFFRLGDFYEMFEDDAREVSRLLNLTLTKRNGQPMCGIPYHAAKTYIKRLLEAGRKIAICEQTSLNQDGGKKLATREVVQVITPATVIEDDYLDAEQSSYVLSISFQKQGISVSYADITTGEFSLRTVGKDHNYGSLLAVLEQVRPRELLVNEDDYFLYQDYQELLASQQAMVSKLPPWRFSIADGYSLLCNHIGSTSLKAFSLEGKDHRLSSAGALLWYLRETAKTSLNQIDSYTVVEETQFLHIDEASRKSLELVSNTNDGSEKFTLFSAINATLTSMGTRQLKNWITQALTDIEQILFRQRWVEMLFLDRDELGRVRSILKQVLDIQRLTSRIAMNRQVPRDLTGIAQTISAFFQLVDERYQDLLPSKLDESQLKMLLQLASEIQEAINDQWQGPFEEGKVIRKGFDAQLDALRGTKSGGKELLDSYLKQLKEETGIPTIKLSSNKILGHYIEVTKTHASKVPSTFYRKQTLVNAERFTSDELIKLEQQILESAALAEEREKEVYETLVSKTRDLQQILLSISAFLSDLDCLQGFASTAITHQYTKPIFTDEDVLTLEGARHPVVEQHLTPGGFVANDLTIRSNGKRFCLITGPNMAGKSTFLRQSALLVLLAQIGSFVPATKAKLGIIDRLYCRVGASDNLARGESTFLVEMQEAAHILRTATRHSLVIVDELGRGTSTQDGMSIAYAMMQKLLSMDCKTLFATHYHELARIDTSAIQLLTLQVSEIGGEVKFLRRVIEGIANSSYGLNVARMAGVGRDVIRQARQFQKQHFAEYDLAAMQPDLFSAAAQQEELPYSDLDANEREVIDALESFIIDQSSPLEALLLLKDLQERLQAR, from the coding sequence ATGAGTTCTAAAGATACGTTAACTCCCATGATGGTCCAGTACCATCAGATCAAGGAGCAACACCAAGGGGAAGTACTGTTCTTCCGCCTTGGTGATTTCTATGAGATGTTTGAGGATGATGCCCGGGAAGTTTCCCGCCTCCTCAACCTAACCCTCACCAAGCGCAATGGTCAGCCGATGTGTGGCATTCCGTATCATGCAGCAAAAACCTATATTAAACGATTGCTGGAAGCAGGACGGAAAATTGCCATCTGTGAGCAGACGAGCCTCAACCAAGATGGTGGAAAAAAGCTGGCAACCCGTGAAGTGGTACAGGTCATCACACCTGCAACAGTCATTGAAGATGACTACCTCGATGCAGAACAATCCAGTTATGTCTTGAGCATCTCATTCCAGAAACAGGGTATTTCTGTTAGCTATGCAGACATCACCACAGGCGAGTTCTCATTGAGGACTGTGGGGAAAGATCATAACTATGGTTCGTTGCTTGCTGTATTGGAACAAGTTCGGCCCAGGGAACTCTTGGTAAATGAGGATGATTATTTTCTCTACCAGGACTACCAGGAATTGCTAGCCTCTCAGCAAGCAATGGTAAGCAAGCTTCCGCCTTGGAGATTTTCCATTGCTGATGGATACAGTTTGCTTTGCAACCATATAGGAAGTACGAGCTTGAAAGCCTTTTCCCTGGAAGGAAAGGATCATCGCCTATCCAGCGCTGGGGCTCTGCTCTGGTATTTGAGAGAGACAGCAAAGACAAGCTTGAACCAGATTGACTCATATACAGTGGTTGAAGAAACACAATTTCTGCATATCGATGAGGCAAGCCGAAAAAGTCTTGAGTTGGTAAGCAATACCAATGATGGAAGTGAGAAATTCACGCTTTTCTCTGCGATCAATGCCACGCTCACCAGCATGGGTACCCGTCAGTTGAAAAACTGGATTACACAAGCCTTGACAGATATTGAACAAATTCTCTTTCGCCAAAGATGGGTTGAGATGCTTTTTCTTGACCGAGATGAGCTGGGAAGGGTCAGGTCAATTCTCAAACAGGTATTGGATATCCAGCGCTTGACTTCCCGTATTGCCATGAATAGGCAGGTTCCCAGGGACCTGACAGGGATTGCCCAGACCATCTCAGCCTTTTTCCAATTGGTTGACGAACGGTACCAGGATCTCCTTCCCTCCAAGCTGGATGAATCGCAGCTTAAGATGTTGCTCCAGCTTGCAAGTGAAATCCAGGAAGCCATCAATGACCAGTGGCAGGGTCCATTCGAGGAAGGAAAGGTCATCCGTAAAGGGTTTGATGCACAACTGGATGCCCTTAGAGGTACTAAATCTGGGGGTAAGGAGCTGCTGGACTCCTATCTCAAGCAATTGAAGGAAGAAACCGGAATTCCTACAATAAAGCTCTCTTCCAACAAGATCCTCGGCCATTATATAGAGGTTACCAAAACTCATGCCTCAAAGGTTCCCTCCACCTTCTATCGCAAACAAACGTTGGTGAATGCCGAGAGGTTCACAAGTGATGAATTGATCAAACTGGAGCAACAAATCCTTGAGAGTGCAGCCTTGGCTGAAGAGAGGGAGAAGGAAGTCTACGAAACATTGGTATCCAAGACCAGGGACTTGCAACAGATTCTACTTTCCATCAGTGCTTTCCTCAGTGACCTGGATTGTTTGCAGGGCTTTGCCAGTACGGCAATCACTCACCAGTATACAAAACCCATATTCACTGATGAGGATGTACTTACCCTGGAAGGGGCAAGACATCCAGTGGTGGAACAACATCTCACCCCTGGTGGTTTTGTTGCCAATGACTTGACTATCAGAAGCAATGGCAAACGGTTCTGTTTAATCACAGGCCCCAACATGGCAGGGAAATCAACCTTTCTCAGACAGAGTGCATTGTTGGTTCTCCTTGCGCAAATCGGTAGTTTTGTCCCTGCAACGAAAGCTAAGCTTGGCATCATCGATCGTCTCTATTGCAGGGTAGGAGCGAGTGACAATCTTGCCCGTGGTGAGTCCACCTTCCTTGTCGAGATGCAGGAAGCAGCGCATATTCTCAGAACAGCAACAAGGCATTCCCTGGTAATCGTTGATGAACTGGGCAGGGGTACCAGCACCCAGGATGGGATGTCGATTGCTTATGCCATGATGCAGAAACTTCTCTCCATGGATTGCAAGACACTGTTTGCTACTCACTACCATGAGCTTGCCCGAATTGATACCAGCGCCATCCAACTCTTGACGTTGCAGGTAAGTGAGATAGGTGGGGAAGTGAAGTTCCTGAGGAGAGTCATTGAGGGAATTGCAAATAGTTCCTATGGATTGAACGTTGCACGAATGGCAGGCGTTGGACGTGATGTCATCCGCCAAGCTCGCCAATTCCAGAAACAACACTTTGCTGAGTATGACCTGGCTGCCATGCAACCTGATCTGTTCAGTGCTGCTGCTCAGCAGGAAGAACTTCCATACAGTGATCTTGATGCAAATGAAAGGGAAGTCATCGATGCATTGGAATCATTCATCATTGACCAATCATCTCCCTTGGAGGCGCTCTTGTTGTTGAAGGATTTACAGGAGAGATTGCAAGCAAGATAG
- a CDS encoding ribosome assembly cofactor RimP produces MIQKGIEETPLFREYDPLLSAMGITLVDINEIDRGSSVLVTIVIMAKDEEVNVDHCAKVYRLVYPRMELTLGERDLQLEVTTPGLQRTIKDSYEFSLFTGKRVRVYDTSKTAWVSGIIKTCDDHSLTLDEVFIEDEKKMIETMVVELASIQKAKLDYRWEDNSHGN; encoded by the coding sequence ATGATACAGAAAGGAATAGAAGAAACACCTTTGTTTCGTGAATACGATCCTCTGCTGAGTGCAATGGGCATTACATTGGTGGACATCAATGAGATTGACCGCGGAAGCAGTGTACTGGTTACCATTGTAATCATGGCAAAGGATGAAGAAGTAAATGTCGACCACTGTGCAAAGGTATACCGATTGGTATATCCGCGAATGGAACTGACATTAGGGGAGCGTGACCTACAACTCGAGGTAACCACCCCAGGCCTTCAGCGAACAATCAAGGATAGCTATGAGTTCAGCTTGTTTACCGGCAAGCGTGTACGGGTTTATGATACGAGCAAGACGGCATGGGTAAGTGGTATCATCAAAACATGTGATGACCATTCGCTTACGCTTGACGAGGTATTTATTGAGGATGAAAAAAAGATGATTGAAACAATGGTTGTTGAGTTGGCTTCTATCCAAAAGGCTAAACTCGACTATAGATGGGAGGACAATTCACATGGCAACTGA
- the nusA gene encoding transcription termination factor NusA codes for MATEIGDAIRSMVAEKSISEELVISTIEDILRAAYKRKFGTDENAVIEFSEDYTSVELASRRQIVDDDEWYNEVTEIPLSEAKEIHEECEIGDELLIPVDLKEFDRISVQSAKQRAHQSFRDIQKDTLYSEFKAKEGQLIIGYYRRQAPTGDIYVDIGSTEGLLPRRNQSSRESYQSNDKIKCYVESVEKAERGVRVILSRTSSELIRKLFEVEVPEIAQNQIDIIKIVREAGYRTKVAVASRNDDIDPVGACVGLKGNRIQTIMSEIEGEKIDILRYDPNPINYIRNALSPAQVKDVVVLDKNIYHAVAIVEDSQLSLAIGKQGLNVRLANKLVDWMIDVKTQAQFDEMDIAKEARSRAESIFLDEQEYYGEELVAQNDEEVLIGQEGEVVPEESFVDEDEIALSELPLDEILLKKLHFHDVYSVEEFINLSEEDLASFSDLSEEEIIAIKDTINEYVDIVEDEEEAETEYVCPNCGSSITEDMNVCPNCGTGLVFEVE; via the coding sequence ATGGCAACTGAAATTGGTGACGCTATTAGAAGTATGGTAGCGGAAAAGAGTATTTCCGAGGAGCTGGTTATCAGCACCATTGAAGATATACTCCGTGCAGCGTACAAACGTAAATTCGGTACCGATGAGAATGCCGTCATAGAGTTCAGTGAAGATTATACCAGCGTTGAGCTCGCGAGCAGACGCCAGATTGTCGATGATGACGAATGGTACAATGAGGTGACTGAGATCCCTCTCAGTGAAGCAAAAGAAATCCACGAGGAGTGTGAGATTGGTGATGAGTTGCTCATTCCTGTCGACCTCAAGGAATTCGACCGTATCAGTGTACAGAGTGCAAAACAACGCGCCCATCAGAGCTTTCGAGATATCCAGAAGGATACACTGTATAGTGAATTCAAGGCAAAAGAGGGTCAGTTGATCATCGGTTATTACAGGAGACAAGCTCCAACCGGTGACATCTATGTCGATATTGGCAGCACTGAAGGTCTTCTTCCCAGGAGAAACCAATCAAGCAGGGAAAGTTACCAGAGCAATGACAAGATCAAATGCTATGTTGAGAGCGTAGAGAAAGCTGAACGCGGGGTTCGGGTTATCCTTTCAAGAACAAGTAGTGAATTGATTCGCAAGCTCTTCGAGGTTGAAGTACCGGAAATTGCTCAGAACCAGATTGATATTATCAAAATTGTCCGTGAAGCCGGATACCGCACAAAGGTTGCCGTTGCATCACGTAATGACGATATTGACCCTGTCGGTGCCTGTGTTGGGTTGAAGGGAAATCGAATTCAGACTATCATGAGCGAGATAGAGGGTGAGAAGATTGATATTCTTCGCTACGATCCCAACCCAATCAACTATATCCGCAATGCACTCTCCCCAGCGCAGGTGAAGGATGTAGTGGTTCTTGACAAGAATATTTATCATGCAGTTGCCATTGTTGAAGACAGCCAACTTTCATTGGCCATTGGCAAACAGGGCTTGAATGTCCGTCTGGCCAATAAATTGGTCGACTGGATGATTGATGTGAAGACCCAGGCTCAGTTTGATGAGATGGATATTGCCAAGGAAGCCCGTTCAAGGGCTGAAAGCATCTTCCTTGATGAGCAAGAGTACTATGGTGAAGAACTCGTTGCACAAAATGATGAGGAAGTGCTTATTGGACAGGAAGGCGAGGTTGTTCCTGAGGAGAGCTTCGTTGATGAGGATGAGATTGCCCTCTCTGAACTTCCTCTGGATGAGATATTGCTGAAGAAACTTCATTTCCACGATGTGTATAGTGTTGAAGAGTTCATCAATCTCAGTGAAGAGGATCTTGCAAGCTTCAGTGATTTGAGCGAGGAAGAGATTATTGCAATCAAGGATACCATCAATGAGTACGTTGATATCGTTGAAGATGAAGAGGAAGCAGAGACTGAGTACGTCTGTCCGAATTGCGGCTCCTCCATCACAGAGGATATGAATGTGTGCCCAAACTGTGGTACAGGTCTGGTATTTGAGGTAGAGTAA